The following DNA comes from Streptomyces globosus.
TGCGGGTGGTCGGGATCGCGTCCGCCTCGTCGGCGGAGACCGGCTGGCCGCTCCCGTTCAGGGTCGCGGCGTCCGGCACCGCGTCGGCGACTTCGGCCGCGGAGAGGCGGCCTGCGCCGCGGCGGCTGTGCCGCTTGTCGTGCTGCCTGCGCAGCCGGGACTCGAGCTTCTCGTGTGCGAGGTCGAGCGCCGCGTACGGGTCGGCCGCGGCGGCTTCCGCACGGATCACCGGTCCGCGCGAGCGCAGGGTGATCTCCACACGGTCGGAACGGTCGGCCTGGCGCGGGTTGTGCTCCTTGGACACCTCGACATCCAGGCTGATGACCTTGCCGTCATACTTCTGGATCTTGTCCACGTTGAGCTTCTCCGCAACGTGCTTGCGGAACCGCTCGGGCACCTCGGTCTTGCGGCCCTTGACGACGATGTCCACGCAGAACTCCGTTCCCGGATAGCTCCGCCTCGCGGCGAAGCGTCTCCCTTTCGCACCAGGCTCCGGTGTTCACCGGAGCCTCGGACTTGGCGACTTTCACCTCCTCCTCCCCCATCGGCAAGATCTACACCCCACCGACTTCGGAGTCGAGAGACAGCCTCTGACACGAAGATTCAAGACCTGCGAAACGTGCGATCCGGTGCGAATCCCAGGGTCGCCAGTTCCTTACAACCGAACATATCTCTCCAAGACGGTTGTCGGCACCCGCTACCGGAACGTACCTCCGTTCAGGAGC
Coding sequences within:
- the hpf gene encoding ribosome hibernation-promoting factor, HPF/YfiA family, giving the protein MDIVVKGRKTEVPERFRKHVAEKLNVDKIQKYDGKVISLDVEVSKEHNPRQADRSDRVEITLRSRGPVIRAEAAAADPYAALDLAHEKLESRLRRQHDKRHSRRGAGRLSAAEVADAVPDAATLNGSGQPVSADEADAIPTTRIGSLEVQGEGPLIVREKTHSASPMSLDQALYEMELVGHDFYLFVDSDTKMPSVVYRRHGYDYGVIHLNSDQASSNGEAGAGGAGGALGG